One Spinacia oleracea cultivar Varoflay chromosome 4, BTI_SOV_V1, whole genome shotgun sequence DNA segment encodes these proteins:
- the LOC110804590 gene encoding uncharacterized protein — protein MSHPSDGEAWKHLDKEYESFAAEPRNVRLGLCTDGFSPFGKTGRQYSCWPVILTPYNLPPSLCMKKPFVFLSLIIPGPKSPKGNLDVFLQPLIEELKQVWEVGLPTYDISKKQNFQMKVALLWTISDFLAYGMLSGWSTAGRLSCPYFMEKTKAFTLTNGGKQSWFDCHRPFLPRDHAFRKNKSAFRKDTVENSSPPPRLSGKEVWNRVSLSPTTLECIRDEVDRPEGFGVLHHFTKQSVFWELPYWRKLLIRHNLDVMHIEKNVFDNVFHTVMDVKGKTKDNVKERRDLKVYCKRRKLEARDIVNSKGKEVTIMPNAPFVLPKDKRKLVCEWVNKLKFPDGYALNLGYCVDLKDCKLFGMKSHDCHVFMQRLLPVVFKDLLPLNEWNVITELSQFFRDLCSTTLKVDHMERLEDNIPEILCKLERIFPPGFFNSMEHLPIHLPYEAKVGGPVQYRWMYPFERFIYHLKKKVGNKARVEGSICNAYLLEEITNFCSLYFEEDVNCKVKDLGLGTCVDNESNIDPDLPEMFSSIIGHSSSEGQFCYLDEKDYKVAHRYVLSNCEILQQYQRDYVLKKGINTDIIRSLASGPLTRVRKFNRYHINGYHFHTFAYGKNKSTMNYGVCVKSVKGDDFYGILQEVVELTYVGARKRHTTVLFKCDWFDVGRGTRIHEKYNLVVVNHSKRYPKYDPFVLAYQVEQVYYAPSPANNIERNQWWFVFDVKARGIIDAPIDPMAFQLLANENPSLLSEFQDEEFVESDEENQVLSSHEYVEVD, from the exons ATGTCTCATCCAAGTGATGGAGAGGCATGGAAGCACCTAGATAAAGAGTATGAATCATTTGCCGCCGAGCCTCGAAATGTTCGACTTGGTCTTTGTACCGACGGATTTTCACCGTTCGGGAAGACCGGGAGGCAATATTCTTGTTGGCCTGTCATCTTGACTCCTTATAATCTTCCACCCTCGTTGTGCATGAAGAAACCTTTTGTATTTCTAAGTTTGATAATTCCAGGTCCAAAAAGCCCAAAAGGGAATCTGGATGTGTTCTTGCAACCTCTTATTGAAGAATTAAAACAAGTATGGGAGGTAGGACTGCCGACTTATGACATCTCTAAGAAACAAAATTTTCAAATGAAGGTTGCATTGCTTTGGACAATCAGTGATTTTCTGGCATATGGCATGCTTTCGGGATGGAGCACGGCAGGTAGATTATCTTGTCCTTATTTTATGGAAAAGACTAAGGCATTCACTCTTACTAATGGTGGAAAACAAAGTTGGTTTGATTGTCATCGACCGTTTTTACCCCGTGATCAcgcttttcgaaaaaataagaGTGCTTTTCGCAAAGACACAGTTGAAAACTCTTCTCCCCCGCCACGATTGAGTGGAAAAGAAGTTTGGAATCGTGTATCTTTGAGTCCAACAACCCTTGAGTGTATAAGGGATGAAGTTGACCGTCCAGAAGGGTTTGGTGTTTTGCACCATTTTACAAAGCAGAGTGTCTTTTGGGAGCTTCCATATTGGAGAAAACTCTTGATACGTCATAATCTTGATGTCATGCACATCGAAAAAAATGTGTTTGATAATGTGTTTCACACTGTAATGGATGTCAAGGGGAAAACTAAAGACAATGTGAAGGAAAGAAGAGACTTGAAAGTGTATTGTAAACGACGGAAGTTGGAGGCTCGAGATATTGTTAACAGTAAAGGGAAGGAAGTAACCATAATGCCGAATGCTCCTTTTGTGTTGCCCAAAGATAAAAGGAAACTTGTTTGTGAATGGGTGAATAAACTAAAGTTTCCTGATGGTTATGCTTTAAATTTAGGCTATTGCGTCGATTTAAAGGATTGTAAGCTATTCGGTATGAAAAGTCATGATTGCCATGTTTTTATGCAACGGTTGCTTCCTGTCGTTTTTAAAGATTTGTTACCCCTAAATGAGTGGAATGTAATCACTGAATTGAGCCAATTTTTTAGAGATCTTTGCTCAACCACCTTGAAAGTTGATCACATGGAGCGCTTAGAGGATAATATTCCTGAAATTCTTTGCAAGTTAGAGAGAATATTTCCACCTggttttttcaattcaatggAACATCTTCCTATTCATTTGCCTTATGAGGCAAAAGTTGGTGGCCCGGTTCAGTATAGGTGGATGTACCCTTTTGAGAG GTTTATATACCATTTAAAAAAGAAGGTGGGTAATAAAGCTCGAGTGGAAGGCTCAATTTGCAATGCTTACCTACTAGAGGAGATAACAAATTTTTGCTCTCTTTACTTTGAAGAAGATGTTAACTGTAAGGTGAAAGATTTAGGATTGGGTACATGTGTTGATAATGAATCAAACATTGATCCCGATCTACCTGAGATGTTTTCTTCCATTATTGGGCATAGTTCTTCGGAAGGCCAATTTTGTTACCTTGATGAAAAGGATTACAAAGTCGCTCATCGATATGTTCTAAGTAATTGTGAAATATTACAACAATATCAAAG GGACTAT GTATTGAAAAAGGGCATCAATACTGACATTATTCGCTCATTAGCATCAGGACCACTGACAAGAGTTCGAAAATTCAATCGATATCACATTAATGGATATCATTTTCATACGTTTGCTTATGGAAAGAATAAGTCAACTATGAACTATGGTGTTTGTGTAAAAAGTGTCAAGGGAGATGATTTTTATGGCATTCTTCAAGAAGTGGTGGAATTGACTTATGTCGGAGCAAGAAAGCGTCACACAACAGTGTTGTTTAAGTGTGATTGGTTTGATGTTGGACGTGGTACTAGGATACATGAAAAGTACAATCTTGTTGTGGTGAATCATTCAAAGAGATATCCAAAGTATGACCCGTTTGTACTGGCCTACCAAGTTGAGCAAGTCTATTATGCTCCTTCTCCAGCTAACAACATTGAAAGAAATCAATGGTGGTTTGTTTTTGATGTAAAGGCAAGGGGAATTATTGATGCCCCAATTGATCCTATGGCTTTCCAATTACTAGCCAATGAAAACCCTTCATTGCTATCCGAGTTTCAGGACGAAGAATTTGTAGAAAGCGATGAAGAAAATCAAGTGCTTTCCTCTCATGAATATGTggag GTTGATTGA